One uncultured Tolumonas sp. genomic window carries:
- the nirD gene encoding nitrite reductase small subunit NirD, giving the protein MSWQKICEVNDLVEHSGRTALVAGKQVAVFYIPNEIPSVYALDNWDPLGEAFVLSRGIVGDIQGELCVASPLYKQHFALADGRCLDAPGVAVKSWPVEVRGEEIWLKAV; this is encoded by the coding sequence ATGAGCTGGCAAAAAATCTGTGAAGTAAACGATCTGGTGGAACATTCTGGCCGTACTGCATTAGTAGCAGGCAAACAGGTTGCGGTGTTCTATATCCCTAATGAAATACCGTCGGTGTATGCACTGGATAACTGGGATCCGCTGGGTGAAGCGTTTGTGTTATCCCGTGGCATCGTTGGTGATATTCAGGGTGAATTATGTGTCGCGTCTCCCCTGTATAAACAGCATTTCGCTTTGGCGGACGGGCGTTGTTTAGATGCTCCGGGCGTTGCAGTGAAGAGCTGGCCGGTGGAAGTGCGCGGCGAAGAGATCTGGTTAAAAGCGGTATAA
- the moeA gene encoding molybdopterin molybdotransferase MoeA — protein MSCCDAGAMSVQEALNTMLAQITPVSECVTVSLAHSQGHILAEDVLSPLNMPPFDNSAMDGYAFRFAEWADGLTLAIAGTALAGQPFTGDIPAGACLRIMTGAQVPAGLDTVIMQEHTAQTSEGVLFTQPPKAKANIRYLGEEIRTGDVVLKAGSRLHARALPLLATLGLPEVKVRRRLKVAIFSTGDELKLPGTPLQAGEIYDSNRYGIEAMLNRMGIECLNLGIIPDDPAQLRDTFMQAAQSADAIITSGGVSVGEADYTKDLLLELGEVGFWSVAMKPGKPFAYGKIREKYFFGLPGNPVSAFVTFYQLVQPALRKLAGEISVAPLRIPAMAEHNFRSAKNRVDFQRGLISVNADGLITVRSTGAQGSGMFTSLCAANCFVIVEKDVPAGSSVSIELFNEIVN, from the coding sequence ATGAGTTGCTGTGATGCAGGTGCAATGAGTGTTCAGGAAGCATTAAACACAATGCTGGCGCAAATCACGCCGGTTAGCGAGTGCGTCACGGTGTCTCTGGCTCATTCTCAGGGGCATATCTTAGCGGAGGACGTGCTTTCTCCGCTGAATATGCCGCCGTTCGACAATTCCGCGATGGATGGTTATGCCTTTCGTTTTGCGGAATGGGCAGATGGACTAACGTTAGCCATTGCCGGAACGGCATTGGCGGGGCAACCATTTACGGGTGATATTCCTGCCGGTGCTTGTTTACGTATCATGACCGGTGCGCAGGTACCTGCGGGGTTAGACACCGTGATCATGCAGGAACACACGGCGCAAACTTCGGAAGGCGTGTTGTTTACTCAGCCACCAAAAGCCAAAGCTAACATTCGTTATCTGGGCGAGGAAATTCGTACCGGTGATGTGGTATTAAAAGCCGGTTCTCGTCTGCATGCCCGCGCATTACCGTTACTGGCGACACTGGGTTTGCCGGAAGTGAAAGTACGTCGCCGTCTGAAAGTTGCCATTTTCAGCACGGGTGATGAATTGAAACTGCCGGGCACGCCATTACAAGCTGGCGAAATCTATGACTCTAATCGCTATGGTATCGAAGCCATGTTGAACCGGATGGGCATTGAATGTCTGAATCTGGGCATCATTCCTGATGATCCGGCACAACTGCGCGATACCTTTATGCAGGCGGCACAATCTGCCGATGCCATTATTACCTCGGGTGGTGTTTCCGTCGGTGAAGCCGATTACACCAAAGATCTGCTGCTGGAACTGGGCGAAGTGGGTTTCTGGTCGGTGGCGATGAAGCCGGGCAAACCCTTTGCTTATGGCAAAATCAGAGAGAAATATTTCTTTGGTCTGCCGGGAAATCCGGTTTCTGCATTCGTTACTTTCTATCAACTGGTGCAACCGGCATTACGCAAACTGGCGGGTGAAATCTCTGTTGCACCATTACGCATTCCTGCCATGGCGGAACACAATTTCCGCAGTGCCAAAAACCGTGTCGATTTTCAACGTGGGCTGATCAGCGTAAACGCTGATGGGCTGATCACCGTGCGTTCCACCGGTGCACAAGGTTCCGGTATGTTCACCTCGCTGTGTGCCGCCAATTGTTTCGTTATCGTGGAAAAAGATGTACCTGCGGGTTCATCCGTTTCCATTGAATTATTTAACGAGATTGTGAACTGA
- a CDS encoding molybdopterin-synthase adenylyltransferase MoeB: MKELTDQELLRYHRQINLRSVDIDGQTALKNARVLIVGLGGLGCAAAQYLTTAGVGQLTLVDGDTVDVSNLQRQVLHHDARIGMNKAESARQTLAVLNPNCQFEVIPRYLDESSVLSLVAAHDLVLDCSDNLDTRNLLNLTCFHQLTPLVSGAAIRFEGQVAVFRWLQDEPCYHCFSQFFSNSTSANSGQSCVEAGVLAPIVGVVGSLQAMEALKLLTHAGTPLSGQLLLIDGLSGQFRSMKLKKNSDCPICGDSH, translated from the coding sequence ATGAAAGAGCTGACTGATCAGGAGCTGCTGCGTTATCACCGTCAGATCAATCTGCGTAGCGTGGATATTGACGGCCAGACGGCGCTGAAAAATGCACGTGTGCTGATCGTGGGCTTAGGCGGATTAGGCTGTGCCGCCGCGCAATATCTGACTACCGCTGGTGTCGGGCAACTTACACTGGTGGATGGTGATACGGTTGATGTGAGTAATCTGCAACGGCAGGTGTTACATCACGATGCCCGTATTGGCATGAACAAGGCGGAATCCGCACGGCAGACTTTAGCGGTGTTAAATCCGAATTGTCAGTTTGAAGTGATCCCACGTTATCTGGATGAATCGTCTGTTTTGTCGCTGGTGGCGGCACACGATCTGGTGCTCGATTGTAGCGATAATCTGGATACCCGAAATTTATTAAATCTGACCTGTTTTCATCAGCTAACCCCATTGGTTTCTGGTGCAGCGATCCGCTTTGAAGGTCAGGTTGCCGTTTTTCGCTGGCTGCAAGATGAACCCTGCTACCACTGCTTCAGCCAGTTTTTTTCTAACTCAACTTCTGCTAATTCGGGGCAAAGCTGTGTCGAAGCTGGCGTGCTGGCCCCGATAGTGGGGGTGGTTGGTAGTTTGCAAGCCATGGAAGCCCTGAAATTACTGACCCATGCTGGAACTCCGCTGAGTGGTCAGTTGTTGCTGATCGACGGATTAAGCGGGCAGTTCCGGTCGATGAAATTAAAGAAGAATAGTGATTGTCCTATTTGTGGTGATAGTCATTAA
- the moaA gene encoding GTP 3',8-cyclase MoaA produces MFMILEDGFSRRFHYLRLSLTEACNFRCTYCLPDGYRPDGRKSFLTVDEIRRVVHGFAELGVKKIRLTGGEPSMRRDLPAIIETVANTAGIEKVAMTTNGYRLKERASQWYDAGLRDLNVSIDSLDPRQFQLITGENKLAEILDGIEAAQTAGYHRIKVNSVLLKNLNDHELSQFLFWIKGQPIQLRLIELMQTGEMDARFQKHHQSGLPIKMRLLREGWLQQQKGQTDGPAEVFSHPDYLGQIGLIMPYSKDFCASCNRLRVSAVGKLHLCLFGEEGVALRDLLQDDSQQTELQMRIVDGLTHKRETHFLHQGNSGVTPHLASIGG; encoded by the coding sequence GTGTTTATGATATTAGAAGACGGTTTTTCCCGCCGCTTTCATTACCTGCGTCTGTCGCTGACCGAAGCATGTAATTTTCGCTGCACATACTGTCTGCCGGATGGCTACCGCCCCGACGGACGCAAATCATTCCTCACTGTCGACGAGATCCGACGGGTGGTGCACGGCTTTGCCGAATTAGGCGTGAAGAAGATCCGCCTGACTGGTGGTGAGCCCTCCATGCGCCGCGATTTACCCGCCATTATCGAAACTGTCGCCAACACCGCCGGTATAGAAAAAGTAGCGATGACCACCAACGGCTATCGCCTGAAAGAGCGTGCATCACAATGGTATGACGCCGGTCTGCGCGATCTGAATGTCAGCATCGACAGCCTCGATCCGCGCCAGTTTCAGCTCATTACCGGTGAAAACAAACTCGCGGAAATTCTGGATGGTATCGAAGCCGCACAAACTGCGGGCTATCACCGGATCAAAGTTAATTCCGTTCTGCTGAAAAACCTCAATGATCACGAACTCTCACAATTCCTATTCTGGATCAAAGGCCAGCCTATTCAATTACGCCTGATCGAATTAATGCAGACCGGCGAGATGGATGCCCGTTTCCAAAAACATCATCAAAGTGGTTTGCCGATCAAAATGCGGTTGCTGCGTGAAGGCTGGTTACAACAGCAGAAAGGGCAAACGGATGGCCCGGCGGAAGTGTTTTCCCACCCGGATTATCTGGGGCAGATCGGCCTCATCATGCCATATAGCAAAGATTTCTGTGCCAGCTGTAATCGTCTGCGTGTCTCTGCGGTCGGTAAATTACATCTCTGCCTGTTTGGCGAAGAAGGCGTTGCGTTACGTGATTTATTGCAAGATGACAGCCAGCAAACGGAATTACAAATGCGAATCGTAGACGGTTTAACTCATAAGCGTGAAACCCATTTCCTGCATCAGGGAAACAGTGGTGTCACGCCACATTTGGCATCCATCGGGGGCTAA
- a CDS encoding molybdenum cofactor guanylyltransferase, translating to MQKITGLVLAGGRSSRMGTNKALLEINGETLLNRAVRLLELSGCKEVFISGDYYGQRSVPDRAQLGPLAGIAAGLEVCKTEKLLILPVDMPYMTSELLQLLMRFAFAGNGISYADAQFPLLLLNNDANREILAGLLAPETPANQRSMHQFCHAALIIELPISPKYQYCFENTNTPAEWQLCQRRLNETVPKVIGAAARRQESESP from the coding sequence ATGCAAAAGATAACGGGATTAGTGCTCGCCGGTGGTCGTTCCAGTCGAATGGGAACCAACAAAGCATTATTAGAAATTAATGGCGAAACTCTACTGAACCGCGCGGTTCGTTTATTGGAATTGTCAGGTTGCAAAGAGGTGTTTATCAGTGGCGATTATTATGGGCAACGCAGTGTGCCTGATCGCGCCCAGCTTGGCCCATTAGCGGGTATCGCCGCAGGGCTGGAGGTCTGTAAAACCGAAAAACTCCTGATTTTACCGGTCGACATGCCATATATGACCAGCGAGCTGTTACAGCTGTTAATGCGATTTGCTTTCGCGGGGAATGGTATCAGTTATGCTGATGCGCAATTTCCATTACTGCTGCTGAATAACGATGCGAACCGTGAAATTCTGGCCGGATTATTAGCGCCAGAAACACCCGCCAATCAGCGCAGTATGCATCAGTTCTGTCATGCCGCGCTTATCATCGAATTGCCGATATCGCCGAAATATCAATATTGTTTTGAAAACACCAATACGCCAGCAGAGTGGCAGTTATGCCAACGGCGTCTTAACGAAACCGTACCCAAAGTAATTGGAGCTGCAGCAAGGCGACAAGAGAGCGAATCCCCATGA
- the moaB gene encoding molybdenum cofactor biosynthesis protein B has protein sequence MSHAATDFVPLNIAVLTVSDTRNEETDTSGRSLVDNLQSAGHHLVEKQIVIDDKYDIRAILSRWIADTNVQVVLVTGGTGFTGRDTTPEAVAPLFDKTIEGFGELFRQVSFNEIGTSTIQSRALAGMANKTLIFCMPGSTNACRTAWDHIIQSQLDSRHKPCNFVPHLRR, from the coding sequence ATGAGCCACGCGGCAACCGATTTTGTGCCATTAAACATTGCAGTGTTAACCGTGTCTGATACCCGCAACGAAGAGACAGACACCTCCGGTCGCTCACTGGTCGATAATCTGCAATCCGCCGGGCATCATCTGGTCGAAAAACAGATCGTCATTGACGACAAATATGACATCCGCGCCATTCTTTCGCGTTGGATCGCCGATACAAACGTACAGGTGGTGTTAGTCACCGGCGGCACCGGTTTTACGGGCCGTGATACCACGCCTGAAGCCGTTGCGCCGCTGTTTGATAAAACCATAGAAGGTTTTGGCGAGCTGTTCCGTCAGGTATCCTTTAATGAAATCGGCACTTCTACCATCCAGAGCCGCGCGCTGGCGGGTATGGCCAACAAGACACTGATTTTCTGCATGCCAGGTTCAACGAATGCTTGTCGGACTGCCTGGGATCACATCATTCAGTCGCAGCTCGATTCACGTCATAAACCTTGCAACTTCGTACCTCATCTGCGTCGCTAA
- the moaC gene encoding cyclic pyranopterin monophosphate synthase MoaC has product MSLTENQLTHINSSGEAHMVDVSDKEITTRTARAEAIVSMSAETLRVVMAGDHHKGDVFATARIAGIMAAKKTSDLIPLCHPLALSKVEVDLTADTERNQVRIETLCKLNGKTGVEMEALTAASVAALTIYDMCKALQKDMVIESVRLLTKTGGKSGDFSVEN; this is encoded by the coding sequence ATGAGTTTAACTGAAAACCAACTGACGCATATCAACAGCAGTGGTGAAGCGCACATGGTTGATGTCAGTGATAAAGAGATCACCACCCGCACCGCGCGTGCTGAAGCCATCGTGTCGATGTCAGCCGAAACGCTACGTGTTGTTATGGCAGGTGATCATCATAAGGGCGATGTGTTTGCCACTGCGCGTATCGCCGGCATCATGGCGGCGAAAAAGACCTCTGATTTGATCCCGCTATGTCATCCGCTGGCACTGAGTAAAGTCGAAGTCGATTTAACTGCTGACACGGAACGCAATCAGGTGCGTATCGAAACACTATGCAAACTGAACGGCAAAACTGGGGTGGAAATGGAAGCGTTAACTGCCGCATCAGTCGCCGCGCTGACCATCTATGACATGTGTAAAGCATTGCAAAAAGACATGGTGATTGAGTCGGTGCGTTTACTGACTAAAACCGGTGGTAAGTCTGGCGATTTTTCAGTTGAGAATTGA
- the moaD gene encoding molybdopterin synthase sulfur carrier subunit, which translates to MKVLFFAQTRELVGVDELIISEPFVTAQALRDQLATRGDKWQLALQESPLLVAVNQCLVPWNTPLSADDEVAFFPPVTGG; encoded by the coding sequence ATGAAAGTCTTATTTTTTGCGCAAACCCGCGAGTTGGTGGGGGTTGATGAGCTAATCATCAGTGAGCCGTTTGTAACGGCTCAAGCCTTACGTGATCAACTGGCCACCCGTGGCGATAAATGGCAATTAGCGCTACAAGAATCCCCATTGCTGGTGGCTGTTAATCAGTGTCTGGTACCGTGGAATACGCCATTATCCGCTGATGATGAAGTTGCCTTTTTTCCACCGGTAACGGGAGGTTGA
- a CDS encoding molybdenum cofactor biosynthesis protein MoaE → MTDRILVQQEDFDVAAEYARLSDNPETGAIVSFIGKVRNFNQNSDVTGLHLEHYPAMTQLSLEKLVAEAHARWPIQGCTLIHRVGDLTINDQIVLILVASAHRKAAFSACEFLIDELKTSAPFWKKERLTDGSLRWVHAE, encoded by the coding sequence ATGACTGACCGAATTCTCGTTCAGCAGGAAGACTTCGATGTAGCGGCGGAATATGCCCGTCTTAGTGACAATCCGGAAACTGGTGCGATAGTCAGTTTTATCGGCAAAGTACGTAACTTTAACCAAAACAGCGATGTCACGGGATTACACCTCGAACATTATCCGGCCATGACCCAGTTAAGCCTGGAAAAGCTGGTGGCAGAAGCTCACGCACGTTGGCCAATCCAAGGCTGCACGCTGATCCATCGGGTAGGGGATTTGACCATTAACGATCAAATCGTCTTGATCCTGGTTGCCAGTGCGCACCGTAAGGCGGCATTTTCGGCTTGTGAATTTCTGATTGATGAACTGAAAACCAGTGCGCCGTTCTGGAAAAAAGAACGGCTCACGGATGGTTCATTACGGTGGGTTCATGCGGAATAG
- a CDS encoding DMT family transporter, producing MQTSRQTTTVLLLILCVFFWGSVFPVAKIILTDMSNVSLAILRFVISIAGLGIYCLITREKWPTLTIQHYLALTLLGIIGIGGFNMGLFSGLKTTTPTNGALIMALSPLTTTLLSALMAGKLPSLKQGISLLVSLLGVCIVITHGHLSQLVKLQINQGDLYIMAAMLTWCCYTLFSQRMMTVMSPIMFTLITMITGTLALLVICLTSQVSPIAEMLQLPAFSLILLLYISIFATVLGYLFWINGVKHLGAARTSVFYNLLPVFAALVSYLFGQPLTLDQILGMVVVLAGLSISKLNLNFLRQPQREI from the coding sequence ATGCAAACGTCACGTCAAACCACGACCGTGCTGTTATTGATCCTATGTGTATTTTTTTGGGGAAGTGTATTCCCGGTCGCTAAAATCATTCTCACTGATATGAGTAATGTTTCTCTGGCCATTCTGCGTTTTGTCATCAGTATTGCCGGGTTAGGCATCTATTGCCTGATCACTCGGGAAAAGTGGCCCACGCTGACGATACAGCACTATTTGGCCTTAACCTTACTCGGCATCATCGGGATCGGTGGATTTAATATGGGGCTGTTCAGCGGGTTAAAAACCACTACACCAACCAACGGTGCGCTGATCATGGCGTTAAGCCCGCTAACCACCACCTTGCTAAGTGCACTGATGGCAGGAAAATTACCCTCATTAAAACAGGGGATCAGTTTACTGGTCAGCCTGCTGGGTGTTTGCATCGTGATCACTCACGGTCATCTGTCACAGTTAGTGAAATTACAGATCAACCAAGGGGATTTATACATCATGGCGGCCATGCTGACTTGGTGTTGTTACACGCTGTTCTCTCAACGCATGATGACCGTGATGTCCCCCATTATGTTTACGCTAATCACCATGATTACCGGTACATTAGCGCTGCTGGTGATATGCCTGACATCGCAGGTTTCACCCATCGCTGAGATGCTGCAACTCCCCGCTTTTTCACTGATTTTGCTACTCTACATCAGTATTTTTGCGACAGTTCTCGGTTACTTGTTCTGGATAAACGGCGTTAAACATTTGGGGGCCGCGCGAACATCGGTGTTTTATAACCTGTTACCAGTCTTTGCCGCTCTCGTTTCATATCTGTTTGGTCAGCCACTGACCTTAGATCAGATATTGGGCATGGTGGTGGTTTTGGCTGGGTTGTCGATTTCCAAATTGAATCTGAATTTTCTGCGACAACCACAGCGGGAGATCTGA
- a CDS encoding LysR family transcriptional regulator produces MKPDYSLDDLRLFWLVARSGSYKKASQESGVPLSTLSRRISVLEDALTVRLLERNAHRVTLTESGEEYLERCGPLFDELNDITHQLYSAKQSAKGKLHVAAPINLAQQWFVSLLSRFMLQYPQIDIELTISNKNIDLIENHVDLAIRVGEMTTPDWIVRHLTDIPFCLCMSTAMTTNSAVSLSHPQALIHYPVVVSKPVQHWRLIHSVTQEEFNFDVAAKARFKVDDLHTAMNAVLAGIGIGLFPVTMVAPYIAAGKLQIVLPEWQGRKRPFICFIVIESTCHTVYDY; encoded by the coding sequence ATGAAACCTGATTATTCATTAGATGACTTGCGCTTATTCTGGCTGGTGGCACGCTCCGGCAGTTATAAAAAAGCGTCGCAAGAATCTGGTGTGCCGCTTTCGACACTCAGCCGCCGGATCAGTGTATTGGAAGATGCACTGACTGTCCGGTTGCTGGAAAGAAACGCGCACCGTGTGACATTAACCGAAAGCGGCGAAGAATATCTGGAACGTTGCGGTCCGTTATTTGACGAGTTGAATGATATCACGCACCAGCTTTATAGCGCGAAACAGTCGGCAAAAGGCAAGTTACACGTTGCGGCGCCGATTAATCTTGCCCAACAGTGGTTTGTATCGTTATTGAGCCGCTTTATGCTGCAATATCCACAGATTGATATTGAGCTGACAATATCGAATAAAAATATTGATTTGATCGAGAATCACGTTGATTTGGCGATCCGCGTTGGCGAGATGACAACGCCCGACTGGATTGTCCGTCACCTGACTGATATCCCGTTTTGCCTGTGCATGAGCACAGCAATGACGACGAATTCAGCGGTATCACTATCGCATCCGCAGGCGCTTATACATTATCCGGTGGTGGTTTCTAAGCCGGTTCAGCACTGGCGTCTCATTCATTCTGTTACGCAGGAAGAGTTCAACTTTGATGTTGCGGCTAAAGCCCGGTTTAAGGTGGATGATCTGCATACAGCGATGAACGCTGTGCTGGCCGGAATAGGGATCGGGCTGTTTCCTGTAACCATGGTTGCGCCGTATATCGCGGCTGGAAAATTGCAGATAGTGCTGCCTGAATGGCAGGGGCGTAAGCGACCGTTTATCTGCTTTATCGTGATCGAGTCAACATGCCACACCGTTTACGATTACTGA
- a CDS encoding FAD:protein FMN transferase has product MMPAEQRVYSYSAVLMGSPILLKLFEDDQHAAAAVFRLIKQQENLLTVNRAQSQLMAVNHAAGLHPVVVSQSVFDLIKQAKAVSLLADSCFNLAIGPLVKRWKIGFSGNTVPSASEIQSLLPLTRPEHVILDPQTCSVFLQQPGMEIDLGAIAKGYIADRVRDELHRLGINHALINLGGNVLTVGAPLHGATSWAIGLKRPFGETDATIGVIDVVAKSVVTSGVYERYFEIDGKIYHHILDPKTGYPLDNEILSVTVISDDSIDGDIYTTLLYGMGVEKALNYLATIPHIEAIFVTKHRQIILSSQRQFKFTLQDDSYQQL; this is encoded by the coding sequence ATGATGCCGGCAGAACAACGCGTTTATTCCTATTCTGCCGTGCTAATGGGCTCACCCATCCTGCTAAAACTCTTTGAAGATGACCAACACGCCGCCGCTGCAGTTTTTCGTCTGATTAAACAACAAGAAAATCTGCTGACGGTTAATCGTGCTCAGTCTCAACTCATGGCCGTTAATCATGCCGCTGGTTTGCATCCTGTTGTAGTGAGCCAATCAGTATTCGATTTGATCAAGCAAGCTAAAGCCGTCAGTTTACTTGCCGACAGTTGTTTTAATTTAGCGATTGGGCCACTGGTGAAACGGTGGAAGATCGGGTTTTCTGGCAACACAGTGCCATCAGCATCAGAAATTCAATCACTGTTGCCACTCACTCGGCCAGAGCACGTGATCCTGGATCCACAAACTTGTTCTGTTTTTCTGCAACAACCCGGCATGGAGATCGATCTCGGTGCCATCGCGAAAGGCTATATTGCTGATCGCGTGCGTGATGAACTACATCGTTTGGGCATTAACCATGCGTTAATCAATTTAGGCGGCAATGTGTTGACTGTGGGCGCACCCTTGCATGGTGCAACCTCATGGGCTATCGGGTTGAAGAGACCCTTTGGGGAAACAGATGCAACCATTGGCGTGATCGATGTGGTGGCAAAATCGGTAGTGACATCGGGCGTTTATGAGCGCTATTTTGAAATTGACGGCAAGATTTACCATCACATTCTCGACCCGAAAACCGGTTATCCGCTAGATAATGAGATCTTGAGTGTCACGGTCATCTCTGATGATTCGATTGATGGCGATATCTATACCACCCTGCTCTATGGCATGGGAGTCGAGAAGGCGCTGAATTACCTTGCTACCATTCCCCATATCGAAGCCATTTTTGTTACTAAACACAGGCAAATTATTCTCTCATCGCAACGGCAGTTTAAGTTTACGTTGCAGGATGACAGCTATCAGCAACTCTGA